The genomic window TCTTCAGTAGTAAGTCTTCATATGACAAAGTGCTGAATTATGTGTATTCATCTGTTAGTGAAATCATGAAATTTTAGGGGAAGTTATCTTCACTGTAATATTAAGACTAATTAGCTATTGGTCccttagaaaagaaatataacatGACTTCAGCTGATAGGCTGTTGAAAATTGTATTGCAAGGCTATATGTgtattattattgtattatGTGTATTAGGTGTATTATGTATAAAAATTTATATAGCGATAGTGTTTAAAATAGAAGTGAAACCATTATTAATGTATATTCCTTAGAATGGTAATTTTAGCACACTGAGGAAGGTGGGGGTGTATGTGTCTATAAATATGTATAGACTTGTTCTGGAAGAAAGTACTCTGTCACAGAACGTACCAATCTTGGATTATATGTAACAAAGTTTGGGTGCTGAGGGTCAGATTGAGTTGAATTTAAagtgaaatttgttttctttaactactatttaaattaaaatctgaacCACGGCTGATACAGGCTGTTATATGAgaaagtggagagaaaaaaaatccaccatcTGGAACGCCTTCTAGTGATTTTATTCCTTTGGAAAGGCCATCATTTGTGGTGTTCTTCTAATAAGACAAGGTTAAGCTAAAATGAGGGGAGAGGgcaagaagggaaagggaattcCCCGTTAGATTTCTCATTTGATTCATAATTTATTGTCTGTATAGTTTCAACTGCTAGAACTGCAGAACAAATCAAACATTTATGGGGTTATTTGGTTTCCTCACTGATGTGTGAATAAACCCTTTTTAGCCTTAAGCTTGAAATTCTTAAAGGCAGTTGAAATTTCATTAGAATTGTAAGGTGTTTTATGGAATTGGCAGTACTTCTTCAAGCAGTACTGACTTGAACTGCTTTTTTAAGTCAATAAATACTGTTCTATCAATAAAAACTGGCCTAAAATGTTgggcttttaaaatttcaggtaaagagaaatattcaagtagtaaaagaaaaatgaaaacagtaaacACTTGGGTAAACATTAAAATGTTgtctgcatttttgttttgcttttccagagTTTCCAGTTTTGATCTAGTTTAATTTGATTTGTGTTGTTACTAGAAGTAGTTAATTGTGCCGACTTGGTCCTTGAAGAACATGTGAAGAATTCTAACCGTTGTTTTCCCCAAAAGtggacttgatttttttttttaatatgtcatAGTGTAGCTCGTGTTACCAGAGCATTTTTCCAGATGCAACGTGAGCTATGTACGACTTGCATACCGTGACTTAGCAGGTACTACCTTTATTTCAAAGTTCCTATGTATGAAATGTTCTCCCTAGTTGTGTTCGAGCTGGGGCTTGGTTGTGGCATCAGCTGAAGGCTTGTTGAACACTGAGCAGTGGCTCTTCCTTGTGCTATGTCGCAGTAATAGGTGTCTCTTCTTACTCCTAGAACAACAACAACCTCGATGCCTGTTGTCGAGCCCTTGCACAGGAGAGCAACAAATACCTGTACATGGAGTACCACAGCCCTGATGACACCAGAATGAACAGAAATAGCCTTTTGCACATTAATCTGGGTATTCATCCTCATACCAGCTATCACGTGGGGGATGGAGCTCAACTTAATGGTGGTCGTACACTGGTACACAGCTCAAGCGATGGACACATTGACCCTCAGCGCACAGCAGGTAAACAACTCATCTGCTTAGTTCAAGAACCACATTCTGCTCCCGCTGTTGTGGCAGCTTCTCCTAGTTACAATCCATTTTTCATGAATGACCAGAATAGAAATGCAGCTACTCCTCCTCCACAGCCACCTCCACAGCCATCTTCCATACAACCAGGAATGAACACGTCTGCTATGCAAGGCCCTCCTCCCACGTATATGCACATACCTCGGTACAGTACAAATCCCATTACTGTTACAGTATCACAAAACCTCCCCTCTGGACAGAGCGTACCCAGAGCTCTACAAATTCTTCCACAGATTCCAAGCAATCTTTATGGGACTCCTGGCTCTATTTATATAAGACAAACATCTCAAAGTTCTTCAGGACGACAGACTCCTCAGAATACACAGTGGCATTCATCGCCACAGGGCCCAGTTCCACATTATACTCCCCGTCCTCTACCTGTATATCCACATCAACAGAACTACCAACCTTCTCAGTATTCTCCGAAACAGCCCCAGATCCCTCAGTCGGCTTTTCGATCGCCACCGgcatcccagtgtccctctCCCTTTGGCTCTCCTCAACACCAAGTTCAGCCTCCTCAGCTGAGTCATCAGAGTTCACATGTTTTCATGCCTCCTAGCCCTTCAACTGTCCCACCCCATCCATATCAGCAAGCATCCCAGACTTTTCAAAAACAAGGCAGTCACTCTGTGTCGTACCTTCCTCCTTTTGCTGGACCTAGTTTATCCAAAGGTTCCatgaataaaatagaaattacagTTGAGCCACCGCAAAGACCTGGGACTGCAATGAACAGAAGCCCTTCACCAATAAGTAATCAACCATCTCAACGAAACCAGCACCCGCTGTATGCACCCACTACTCCTCCTTCAAGCTCTCCGTCAAGAGGTATGTCGGGGCAACCCAAACCTCCATTTAGTGTTAATCCAGTATATATTACCTACACTCAACCAACTGGACCTACAGGTGCACCAACACAGTCTCCTCGGGTCATGGTATCTCAGCCAAACCcaaccatttttaaaatcacagtagGTCGAGCACCGACTGAGAATCTTTTAAATTTAGTGGACCAAGAAGAGCGTTCTGCAGCACCAGAACCTATTCAGCCTATTTCTGTAATCCCAGGatctggaggagaaaaaggaagccATAAATATCAGAGAAGTTCTAGTTCTGGATCGGATGACTATGCTTACACTCAAGGTAAATGTTTAACCCTGCGAATTG from Chiroxiphia lanceolata isolate bChiLan1 chromosome 2, bChiLan1.pri, whole genome shotgun sequence includes these protein-coding regions:
- the TAB3 gene encoding TGF-beta-activated kinase 1 and MAP3K7-binding protein 3 isoform X3, coding for MAQGSQQLDVQVLHDLRQRFPEIPEGVVSQCMLQNNNNLDACCRALAQESNKYLYMEYHSPDDTRMNRNSLLHINLGIHPHTSYHVGDGAQLNGGRTLVHSSSDGHIDPQRTAGKQLICLVQEPHSAPAVVAASPSYNPFFMNDQNRNAATPPPQPPPQPSSIQPGMNTSAMQGPPPTYMHIPRYSTNPITVTVSQNLPSGQSVPRALQILPQIPSNLYGTPGSIYIRQTSQSSSGRQTPQNTQWHSSPQGPVPHYTPRPLPVYPHQQNYQPSQYSPKQPQIPQSAFRSPPASQCPSPFGSPQHQVQPPQLSHQSSHVFMPPSPSTVPPHPYQQASQTFQKQGSHSVSYLPPFAGPSLSKGSMNKIEITVEPPQRPGTAMNRSPSPISNQPSQRNQHPLYAPTTPPSSSPSRGSGGEKGSHKYQRSSSSGSDDYAYTQALLLHQRARMERLAKELKIEKEELERLKTEVNGMEHDLMQRRLRRVSCTTAIPTPEEMTRLRSLNRQLQINVDCTLKEVDLLQSRGNFDPKATCNFYDNIEPGPVVPPKPYKKEHQNSSKQTPRTQPRDEDFEGAPWNCGSCTFLNHPALNRCEQCEMPRYT
- the TAB3 gene encoding TGF-beta-activated kinase 1 and MAP3K7-binding protein 3 isoform X4, with the translated sequence MELNLMVVVHWYTAQAMDTLTLSAQQPPPQPSSIQPGMNTSAMQGPPPTYMHIPRYSTNPITVTVSQNLPSGQSVPRALQILPQIPSNLYGTPGSIYIRQTSQSSSGRQTPQNTQWHSSPQGPVPHYTPRPLPVYPHQQNYQPSQYSPKQPQIPQSAFRSPPASQCPSPFGSPQHQVQPPQLSHQSSHVFMPPSPSTVPPHPYQQASQTFQKQGSHSVSYLPPFAGPSLSKGSMNKIEITVEPPQRPGTAMNRSPSPISNQPSQRNQHPLYAPTTPPSSSPSRGMSGQPKPPFSVNPVYITYTQPTGPTGAPTQSPRVMVSQPNPTIFKITVGRAPTENLLNLVDQEERSAAPEPIQPISVIPGSGGEKGSHKYQRSSSSGSDDYAYTQALLLHQRARMERLAKELKIEKEELERLKTEVNGMEHDLMQRRLRRVSCTTAIPTPEEMTRLRSLNRQLQINVDCTLKEVDLLQSRGNFDPKATCNFYDNIEPGPVVPPKPYKKEHQNSSKQTPRTQPRDEDFEGAPWNCGSCTFLNHPALNRCEQCEMPRYT
- the TAB3 gene encoding TGF-beta-activated kinase 1 and MAP3K7-binding protein 3 isoform X1, translating into MAQGSQQLDVQVLHDLRQRFPEIPEGVVSQCMLQNNNNLDACCRALAQESNKYLYMEYHSPDDTRMNRNSLLHINLGIHPHTSYHVGDGAQLNGGRTLVHSSSDGHIDPQRTAGKQLICLVQEPHSAPAVVAASPSYNPFFMNDQNRNAATPPPQPPPQPSSIQPGMNTSAMQGPPPTYMHIPRYSTNPITVTVSQNLPSGQSVPRALQILPQIPSNLYGTPGSIYIRQTSQSSSGRQTPQNTQWHSSPQGPVPHYTPRPLPVYPHQQNYQPSQYSPKQPQIPQSAFRSPPASQCPSPFGSPQHQVQPPQLSHQSSHVFMPPSPSTVPPHPYQQASQTFQKQGSHSVSYLPPFAGPSLSKGSMNKIEITVEPPQRPGTAMNRSPSPISNQPSQRNQHPLYAPTTPPSSSPSRGMSGQPKPPFSVNPVYITYTQPTGPTGAPTQSPRVMVSQPNPTIFKITVGRAPTENLLNLVDQEERSAAPEPIQPISVIPGSGGEKGSHKYQRSSSSGSDDYAYTQALLLHQRARMERLAKELKIEKEELERLKTEVNGMEHDLMQRRLRRVSCTTAIPTPEEMTRLRSLNRQLQINVDCTLKEVDLLQSRGNFDPKATCNFYDNIEPGPVVPPKPYKKEHQNSSKQTPRTQPRDEDFEGAPWNCGSCTFLNHPALNRCEQCEMPRYT
- the TAB3 gene encoding TGF-beta-activated kinase 1 and MAP3K7-binding protein 3 isoform X2, encoding MEYHSPDDTRMNRNSLLHINLGIHPHTSYHVGDGAQLNGGRTLVHSSSDGHIDPQRTAGKQLICLVQEPHSAPAVVAASPSYNPFFMNDQNRNAATPPPQPPPQPSSIQPGMNTSAMQGPPPTYMHIPRYSTNPITVTVSQNLPSGQSVPRALQILPQIPSNLYGTPGSIYIRQTSQSSSGRQTPQNTQWHSSPQGPVPHYTPRPLPVYPHQQNYQPSQYSPKQPQIPQSAFRSPPASQCPSPFGSPQHQVQPPQLSHQSSHVFMPPSPSTVPPHPYQQASQTFQKQGSHSVSYLPPFAGPSLSKGSMNKIEITVEPPQRPGTAMNRSPSPISNQPSQRNQHPLYAPTTPPSSSPSRGMSGQPKPPFSVNPVYITYTQPTGPTGAPTQSPRVMVSQPNPTIFKITVGRAPTENLLNLVDQEERSAAPEPIQPISVIPGSGGEKGSHKYQRSSSSGSDDYAYTQALLLHQRARMERLAKELKIEKEELERLKTEVNGMEHDLMQRRLRRVSCTTAIPTPEEMTRLRSLNRQLQINVDCTLKEVDLLQSRGNFDPKATCNFYDNIEPGPVVPPKPYKKEHQNSSKQTPRTQPRDEDFEGAPWNCGSCTFLNHPALNRCEQCEMPRYT